The following proteins come from a genomic window of Pseudomonas putida:
- a CDS encoding MATE family efflux transporter, which translates to MPQLAADWRHRPTHRKVWALAAPMILSNISVPLVALVDSTVIGHLPHAHQLGAVAVGATLFTFMVGLMGFLRMGSTGFAAQAAGRGDGAALRQVLVQGLLLAVGFALLIGLLALPFSQLALHAMQPSAALQQSTEDFFHTRLLGLPAALASYALVGWFLGTQNARAPLAILLTTNLLNIALNLWFVLGLDWGVLGSARASVIAEWSAALLGLALTRPALRAYPGQIVWAALKRWQAWRPLLAVNRDIFLRSLALQLVFLLITVQGARLGEATVAANALLLNGLLLTAYALDGLAHAVEALCGHAIGARDRDTLRRSLVVACGWSLITSLGFAGLFLLGGHLFIDLQTDIESVRAAAYPYLPYLALLPLIAVWSYLLDGLFIGATRAREMRNAMLVSVLIALPVAVAMSGLGNHGLWMAFLGFMGLRAVTLGWVGWKLKLEDKWVTGPGNTI; encoded by the coding sequence ATGCCCCAACTCGCTGCCGACTGGCGCCACCGCCCCACCCACCGCAAGGTCTGGGCGCTAGCCGCGCCGATGATCCTGTCAAACATCTCGGTACCGCTGGTGGCGCTGGTCGACAGCACGGTCATCGGCCATCTTCCGCACGCCCACCAGCTGGGCGCCGTGGCCGTGGGCGCCACCTTGTTCACCTTCATGGTCGGCCTGATGGGCTTCCTGCGCATGGGCTCCACCGGTTTCGCTGCTCAGGCTGCCGGCCGTGGCGACGGTGCCGCGTTACGCCAGGTACTGGTGCAAGGGCTGCTGCTGGCGGTCGGCTTCGCCCTGTTGATCGGCCTGCTGGCCCTGCCCTTCAGCCAGCTGGCACTTCATGCGATGCAACCCAGCGCAGCCCTGCAGCAATCCACCGAAGACTTCTTCCATACCCGCCTGCTTGGCCTGCCTGCGGCGCTGGCCAGTTACGCGCTGGTCGGCTGGTTCCTCGGCACCCAGAACGCCAGGGCACCACTGGCAATCCTGCTGACCACCAACCTGCTGAACATCGCCTTGAACCTGTGGTTCGTGCTGGGCCTGGACTGGGGCGTACTGGGCTCGGCGCGGGCGTCGGTGATTGCCGAATGGAGTGCCGCCCTGCTCGGCCTGGCCTTGACCCGGCCGGCCCTGCGGGCCTACCCGGGGCAGATCGTGTGGGCAGCGCTCAAGCGCTGGCAGGCCTGGAGGCCACTGCTGGCGGTGAACCGCGATATCTTCCTGCGCAGCCTGGCGCTGCAACTGGTCTTCCTGCTGATTACCGTGCAAGGCGCGCGCCTGGGCGAAGCGACCGTGGCAGCCAACGCCCTGTTGCTCAATGGCCTGCTACTGACGGCCTATGCGCTGGATGGGCTGGCCCATGCGGTGGAGGCCTTGTGCGGCCATGCCATTGGTGCCCGTGACCGCGACACCCTACGTCGCTCGCTGGTGGTGGCCTGCGGCTGGTCGCTGATCACCAGCCTGGGCTTTGCCGGGCTGTTCCTGCTGGGTGGGCACCTGTTCATCGACTTGCAGACCGACATCGAAAGTGTGCGGGCGGCGGCTTATCCGTATTTGCCCTACCTGGCGTTGCTGCCGTTGATCGCGGTGTGGAGTTACTTGCTGGATGGCTTGTTCATCGGCGCGACCCGGGCGCGGGAAATGCGAAATGCAATGCTGGTTTCGGTGTTGATTGCGCTGCCGGTGGCAGTGGCCATGAGCGGGTTGGGCAACCATGGGTTGTGGATGGCGTTTCTTGGGTTCATGGGGTTGCGGGCGGTGACGTTGGGGTGGGTTGGATGGAAACTGAAACTGGAGGACAAGTGGGTCACAGGGCCCGGAAACACAATATGA
- a CDS encoding alpha-2-macroglobulin family protein produces the protein MFNKGLLLACALALLSACDSSTPGKPAPVEKSVASAPAEASAPKREDPALLAKRYEGRELTVLDVSEVQLDGAATLSISFSVPLDAKQDFTNKVHLVDTVKGKLDGAWELSDNQMELRLRHLEPQRKLVLTVDKGLLAVNGKQLDSESITRLETRDMQPTIGFASRGSLLPTRLAEGLPVIALNVDKVDVEFFRVKPDMLSTFLANWGRNSSLYYYQSKETLDMAELVYSGRFDLNPARNTRETVLLPIAGIKPLQAPGVYLAVMRASGTYDYSQPATLFTLSDIGVSAHRYRDRIDVFAQALEGGKALSDVNLEIHDEKGKLLAQATTDGKGHAQLPITPKADTLIATQGVHTTLLRLNTAALDLAEFDITGPQANPLQFFIFGPRDLYRPGETVLLNGLLRDQDGKPVKAQPVSVEVRRPDEQVSRKFVWEADSNGLYQYQLQLATEAPTGRWQLLLDLGGGRKQVYEFLVEDFLPERLALELKGSSKPLSPDEDARIQVNGRYLYGAPAAGNRLSGQAYVRPLREAVPALPGYQFGSVTETDLKQDLELDEVTLDQAGKAVVDIESRWAEARSPLQLTVQASLQESGGRPITRRLEQPIWPAERLPGLRGLFEGDETDSNGPVEFEFLLADRDGHKLAADALKVRLVRERRDYYWNYSQSDGWSYAYNEKFLTQNEETISVKAGSTAKLSFQVEWGPYRVEVEDPQTGLVSSERFWAGYRAQDNAEGGAVRPDQVKLALDKPSYADGATAKVTVTPPAAGSGYLMIESSDGPLWWQEIDVPAEGKTFDVQLDKAWARHDLYISALVIRPGERKANATPKRAVGVLHLPLDRAERKLALSLQAPEKMRPKQPLTVKIKAANADGSVPKQVHVLLSAVDVGILNITDFKTPDPFASLFGRKAYGADQLDIYGQLIEAGQGRLASLAFGGDAAMAKGGKRPNTTVTIVAQQSLPVTLDDKGEGQATVDIPDFNGELRLMAQAWTEEHFGMAEGKTVVAAPLIAELSAPRFLAGGDRTSLALDLANLSGRAQQLSVEITTDGQLSLAANAVQSVNLAEGQRSTLMIPVQAQGGLGQGKVHVRVTGLQLPNEPITAFEREWTLGVRPAYPAMLKHYRVALKDQPWTLPEADLAAFEPAGLEASLALSSRPPLNLAEQIRALQAYPYGCLEQTTSGLYPSLYADADSLKRLGIKGEPADVRKRKIEMGIEHLLGMQRYNGSFGLWSSDSEEEYWLTAYVTDFLLRARDQGYGVPAEALKKASERLLRYLQERNLIEVDYSENADHTRFAVQAYAALVLSRSQQAPLGALRGLFERRADARSGLPLVQLAVALDKMGDKPRAEQALQAGLGISRGKGWLADYGSALRDQALILALLQESNLASSQVDQRLFALSDELAANRWLSTQERNALFLAGRGLLGKPEGQWQARLDSAGEVRELNNAEAGMKLEGPLLASPLSVQNEGSETLYQQLTLSGYPRQAPAAGGNGLQIRREYLGMNGQPLDLHNLRSGDLVLVHLALKAEDRVPDALVVDLLPAGLELENQNLAQSAASLDNASSAVKAWRESMQNASVVHQEYRDDRYVAALKLDGYGTTHLLYLARAVTPGTYRVPPPQVESMYRPNLQAVGDGQGEMTVKAR, from the coding sequence ATGTTCAACAAAGGATTGTTGCTGGCCTGCGCGCTGGCGTTGCTCAGTGCCTGTGACTCTTCCACGCCGGGCAAGCCGGCGCCGGTCGAGAAGTCTGTGGCCTCCGCGCCCGCCGAAGCCTCCGCCCCCAAGCGTGAGGACCCGGCTTTGCTCGCCAAGCGCTATGAGGGCCGCGAACTCACGGTGCTGGACGTATCGGAAGTGCAGCTCGATGGCGCGGCAACGCTGTCGATCAGCTTTTCCGTACCGCTGGATGCCAAGCAGGACTTCACCAACAAAGTGCACCTGGTCGACACCGTCAAAGGCAAGCTCGACGGTGCCTGGGAACTTTCCGACAACCAGATGGAGCTGCGCTTGCGCCACCTGGAGCCGCAGCGCAAGCTGGTGCTGACCGTCGACAAGGGGCTGCTGGCAGTCAATGGCAAGCAGCTGGACAGCGAGTCGATCACCCGCCTGGAAACCCGCGACATGCAGCCGACCATCGGCTTTGCCAGCCGCGGCTCGCTGCTGCCTACGCGTCTGGCCGAAGGCCTGCCGGTGATTGCCCTGAACGTCGACAAGGTGGATGTCGAGTTCTTTCGCGTCAAGCCAGACATGCTCTCGACTTTCCTGGCCAACTGGGGGCGCAACAGCAGCCTGTACTACTACCAGTCCAAGGAAACCCTGGACATGGCCGAGCTGGTCTACAGCGGCCGCTTCGATCTCAACCCGGCACGCAACACGCGTGAGACCGTGTTGTTGCCAATTGCCGGCATCAAGCCGTTGCAGGCGCCAGGTGTGTACCTGGCCGTGATGCGCGCCTCGGGTACCTACGATTATTCTCAGCCGGCAACCCTGTTCACCCTTAGCGACATCGGCGTGTCGGCCCACCGCTACCGCGACCGCATCGACGTGTTTGCTCAAGCCCTGGAAGGCGGCAAAGCGTTGAGCGACGTCAACCTGGAAATCCATGATGAAAAGGGCAAGCTGCTGGCCCAGGCCACTACCGATGGCAAGGGGCATGCCCAGCTGCCAATCACGCCCAAGGCCGATACCCTGATCGCCACCCAGGGCGTGCATACCACGTTGTTGCGCCTGAACACCGCAGCCCTGGACCTGGCCGAATTCGACATCACCGGGCCTCAGGCCAACCCGCTGCAGTTCTTCATCTTCGGCCCGCGCGACCTGTACCGCCCGGGTGAGACGGTGCTGCTCAACGGTTTGCTGCGCGACCAGGACGGCAAGCCGGTCAAAGCCCAACCGGTGAGCGTGGAAGTGCGTCGCCCGGATGAACAGGTGAGCCGCAAGTTCGTCTGGGAAGCCGACAGCAATGGCTTGTACCAGTACCAGTTGCAATTGGCCACCGAGGCCCCGACGGGCCGTTGGCAACTGCTGCTCGACCTGGGGGGCGGGCGCAAGCAGGTCTATGAATTTCTCGTCGAAGACTTCCTGCCCGAGCGCCTCGCGCTGGAACTCAAGGGCAGCAGCAAACCGCTTTCGCCGGATGAAGATGCGCGCATCCAGGTCAATGGCCGTTACCTCTATGGCGCCCCGGCCGCCGGCAATCGCCTGAGCGGTCAGGCCTATGTACGCCCGCTGCGTGAGGCGGTACCGGCGTTGCCTGGCTACCAGTTCGGTTCGGTCACCGAAACCGATCTGAAGCAGGACCTGGAACTGGACGAGGTCACCCTTGACCAGGCCGGCAAGGCGGTGGTCGATATCGAAAGCCGTTGGGCCGAAGCCCGCTCTCCGCTGCAACTGACCGTGCAGGCCAGCCTGCAGGAGTCGGGTGGCCGGCCGATCACCCGGCGCCTGGAGCAGCCTATCTGGCCGGCTGAGCGCCTGCCGGGCCTGCGAGGCCTGTTCGAAGGTGATGAAACTGATAGCAACGGGCCGGTGGAATTTGAATTCCTGCTGGCCGACCGCGACGGTCACAAACTGGCGGCCGATGCGCTCAAGGTGCGCCTTGTTCGCGAACGCCGCGATTACTACTGGAATTACTCGCAAAGTGACGGCTGGAGTTACGCCTACAATGAGAAATTCCTGACCCAGAACGAAGAGACGATCAGCGTCAAGGCAGGTTCCACTGCCAAGCTCAGCTTCCAGGTTGAATGGGGCCCTTACCGCGTCGAGGTCGAAGACCCGCAGACCGGTCTGGTATCCAGCGAGCGCTTCTGGGCCGGCTATCGCGCCCAGGACAACGCTGAGGGCGGCGCGGTGCGACCGGACCAGGTCAAGCTGGCGCTGGACAAACCCTCCTACGCCGATGGCGCTACCGCCAAGGTCACCGTCACCCCGCCCGCTGCGGGCAGTGGCTACCTGATGATCGAGTCCAGCGATGGCCCGCTGTGGTGGCAGGAAATCGATGTGCCCGCCGAAGGCAAGACCTTTGACGTGCAACTGGACAAGGCCTGGGCCCGCCACGATCTGTACATCAGCGCGTTGGTTATCCGCCCTGGTGAGCGCAAGGCCAATGCCACGCCCAAGCGCGCCGTGGGCGTGCTGCACCTGCCGCTGGACCGCGCCGAGCGCAAGCTTGCGCTGAGCCTGCAGGCACCGGAGAAAATGCGACCGAAACAGCCGTTGACGGTGAAGATCAAGGCCGCTAACGCCGATGGCAGTGTGCCCAAACAGGTGCATGTGCTGTTGTCGGCGGTGGACGTGGGCATCCTCAACATCACCGATTTCAAAACCCCCGACCCGTTCGCCAGCCTGTTCGGGCGCAAGGCCTATGGTGCCGATCAACTGGACATCTACGGCCAATTGATCGAGGCCGGGCAGGGCCGCCTGGCCAGCCTGGCGTTCGGTGGTGACGCAGCGATGGCCAAGGGGGGCAAGCGACCCAACACTACGGTAACCATCGTCGCCCAACAGAGCCTGCCGGTGACGCTGGACGACAAGGGTGAGGGCCAGGCCACGGTCGATATCCCCGACTTCAACGGCGAACTGCGGTTGATGGCCCAGGCCTGGACCGAAGAGCACTTCGGCATGGCCGAAGGCAAGACCGTGGTCGCCGCACCGTTGATTGCCGAGCTTTCGGCCCCGCGCTTCCTGGCCGGTGGCGACCGTACCAGCCTGGCACTGGACCTGGCCAACCTGTCCGGCCGCGCTCAGCAACTGAGCGTCGAAATCACCACGGATGGGCAACTGAGCCTGGCGGCCAATGCCGTGCAGAGCGTTAACCTGGCCGAAGGGCAGCGCTCGACGCTGATGATTCCGGTGCAGGCCCAGGGTGGTCTGGGGCAGGGCAAGGTGCATGTCCGGGTGACTGGCCTGCAACTGCCGAACGAGCCGATCACAGCGTTCGAGCGTGAGTGGACGCTGGGCGTGCGACCGGCCTACCCGGCAATGCTCAAGCACTACCGTGTGGCCCTGAAGGACCAGCCGTGGACCCTGCCCGAAGCAGACCTGGCCGCCTTCGAACCCGCTGGCCTGGAAGCCAGCCTGGCCTTGTCGAGCCGGCCGCCGCTGAACCTTGCCGAGCAGATTCGCGCGCTGCAAGCCTACCCCTACGGCTGCCTCGAACAGACCACCAGTGGCCTGTACCCCTCGCTGTACGCCGATGCCGACAGCCTCAAGCGCCTGGGCATCAAGGGCGAGCCGGCGGATGTGCGCAAGCGCAAGATCGAAATGGGCATCGAGCACTTGCTGGGGATGCAGCGCTACAACGGCAGCTTTGGCCTGTGGAGTTCGGACAGCGAAGAAGAGTACTGGCTCACCGCCTATGTTACCGACTTCCTGCTGCGTGCCCGTGACCAAGGTTACGGCGTGCCTGCCGAGGCACTGAAGAAGGCCAGTGAGCGCCTGCTGCGTTACCTGCAGGAACGCAACCTGATCGAAGTCGACTACAGCGAAAATGCCGACCACACGCGCTTTGCCGTGCAGGCCTATGCGGCGCTGGTGCTGTCGCGCAGCCAGCAGGCGCCGTTGGGGGCCCTGCGCGGCCTGTTCGAACGTCGCGCCGATGCCCGCTCCGGTCTGCCGCTGGTACAACTGGCGGTGGCGCTGGACAAAATGGGCGACAAACCGCGTGCCGAGCAAGCCTTGCAGGCGGGCCTGGGCATCAGCCGTGGCAAAGGCTGGCTGGCCGATTACGGCAGCGCCCTGCGTGACCAGGCGCTGATCCTGGCACTGCTGCAGGAAAGCAACCTGGCCAGCAGCCAGGTCGATCAGCGCCTGTTCGCGTTGTCGGATGAACTGGCGGCCAACCGTTGGCTGTCGACCCAAGAGCGCAATGCACTGTTCCTCGCGGGCCGTGGCCTGCTGGGCAAGCCGGAAGGCCAGTGGCAGGCACGCCTGGACAGCGCCGGTGAAGTGCGCGAGTTGAACAATGCCGAGGCCGGTATGAAGCTGGAAGGCCCGTTACTGGCCTCGCCACTGAGCGTGCAGAACGAGGGCAGCGAGACGTTGTACCAGCAGCTGACTCTGTCGGGCTACCCACGACAGGCGCCTGCTGCTGGCGGCAACGGCCTGCAGATTCGCAGAGAGTACCTGGGCATGAATGGCCAGCCGCTGGACCTGCACAACCTGCGCAGTGGCGACCTTGTGCTCGTGCACCTGGCGCTGAAAGCTGAGGACCGCGTGCCGGACGCGCTGGTGGTGGACCTGCTGCCGGCAGGCCTGGAGCTGGAAAACCAGAACCTGGCTCAAAGCGCCGCCAGCCTGGACAATGCCAGCAGTGCAGTGAAGGCGTGGCGCGAGTCGATGCAGAACGCCAGCGTGGTGCATCAGGAGTATCGTGATGATCGTTATGTCGCGGCGCTCAAGCTCGACGGCTATGGCACCACCCACCTGCTGTACCTGGCGCGAGCGGTGACCCCTGGCACCTACCGCGTGCCGCCGCCGCAGGTCGAGTCGATGTATCGGCCGAACTTGCAGGCCGTGGGGGATGGGCAAGGGGAGATGACCGTGAAAGCCCGCTGA
- the pbpC gene encoding peptidoglycan glycosyltransferase PbpC (penicillin-binding protein 1C), whose protein sequence is MPSLARPRSRAGRLLRAALISLLVLGGLLWLADRIWPLPLPGDDLARVVLAEDGTPLWRFADADGVWRYPVSPEEVSPLYLQALLTYEDRWFYNHPGVNPLALARAAWLNLRGWRVVSGGSTLSMQVARLLDPHDRTLVGKLRQLWRTLQLEWHLSKRDILQIYLNRAPFGGTLQGVAAASWAYLGKSPLHLTPAEAALLAVLPQAPSRLRPDRHPERAQRARDKVLQRLAEYQVWPAQQIREAAEEPLVLAPRQEPALAPLLARRLNSADSPPLIRTTLDAALQRRLEDLLLGWRARLPERTSAAILVVEAQSMAVRAYLGSVDLSDERRFGHVDMVRSLRSPGSTLKPFLYGMALDDGLIHSESLLQDVPRRYGDYRPGNFSMGFSGPVSASSALALSLNLPAVQLLEAYGPKRFAAQLRMAGMPLILPPLAEPNLSLILGGAGSRLEDLVGGYAALARGGNSAQVRLQPQAPLVEHRLLSPGAAWIIRRILSGQARPDRDPHAELVQRPQLAWKTGTSYGFRDAWSIGVGPRYLIGVWIGRPDGTPVPGQFGLASAAPLMLQVHDLLSNRDSQRGISVPVERVPANIGVAAICWPLGQPMSKQDTNCRRQRFAWTLDGTTPPTLQAADQPLGLGLREKVWVNEQGLRVDGSCPGARARDIALWPAPLEPWLPRVERRLARLPAIDPACPPQAPASAPPLSIVGVRPGDNLRRPATSTEPLQLQLSALGGGGRRWWFLNGQPLGETQGQDSLLLRLPQVGQAELSALDESGQTARVAFQVSE, encoded by the coding sequence ATGCCAAGCTTAGCGCGACCACGCAGCCGTGCGGGCAGGTTGTTGCGTGCTGCATTGATCAGTTTGCTGGTGCTGGGCGGCCTGTTGTGGCTGGCTGATCGTATCTGGCCGCTGCCGCTGCCGGGTGATGACCTGGCCCGGGTAGTGCTGGCCGAAGACGGCACGCCGTTGTGGCGCTTTGCTGATGCTGATGGCGTGTGGCGCTACCCCGTAAGCCCCGAAGAGGTTTCGCCGCTTTACCTGCAGGCCTTGCTGACTTACGAGGACCGTTGGTTCTACAACCACCCAGGGGTCAACCCGCTGGCCTTGGCCCGCGCGGCCTGGCTGAACCTGCGCGGCTGGCGTGTCGTGTCGGGCGGCAGCACATTGTCGATGCAGGTGGCACGCCTGCTCGACCCGCACGACCGTACCCTGGTTGGCAAACTGCGCCAGCTATGGCGCACGTTGCAGCTGGAATGGCACTTGTCCAAGCGCGACATCCTGCAGATCTACCTGAACCGCGCACCTTTCGGCGGCACGCTTCAGGGCGTGGCGGCAGCCAGCTGGGCGTACCTGGGCAAGTCGCCCCTGCACCTGACACCTGCCGAAGCGGCACTGCTGGCCGTGCTGCCCCAGGCACCCAGCCGGCTGCGCCCGGACCGCCACCCCGAGCGTGCCCAGCGTGCCCGGGACAAGGTGCTGCAGCGCCTGGCTGAATACCAGGTGTGGCCGGCCCAGCAAATTCGCGAGGCGGCCGAGGAGCCGCTGGTGTTGGCGCCACGCCAGGAGCCGGCCCTGGCGCCATTACTGGCCCGGCGCCTGAACAGCGCTGACAGCCCGCCGCTGATCCGTACCACGCTTGACGCCGCGCTTCAGCGGCGCCTCGAAGACTTGCTGCTGGGCTGGCGCGCGCGGCTGCCGGAGCGTACTTCGGCCGCCATTCTGGTGGTTGAAGCGCAGAGCATGGCGGTGCGCGCGTACCTGGGCTCGGTAGATTTGTCTGATGAGCGCCGCTTTGGCCATGTCGACATGGTGCGCTCGCTACGTTCGCCCGGCTCCACCCTCAAGCCTTTTCTCTACGGCATGGCGCTGGACGATGGCCTGATCCATTCCGAATCGCTGTTGCAGGATGTTCCGCGACGCTACGGCGACTACCGCCCCGGCAACTTCTCCATGGGTTTCAGCGGGCCTGTGTCGGCCAGCTCGGCGCTGGCCCTGTCGCTCAACCTGCCCGCCGTGCAATTGCTGGAAGCCTACGGCCCGAAACGCTTTGCCGCGCAACTGCGCATGGCGGGCATGCCGCTGATACTGCCGCCCCTTGCCGAGCCCAACCTGTCGTTGATCCTGGGCGGTGCCGGCAGCCGGCTGGAAGACCTGGTCGGCGGCTACGCGGCGCTGGCGCGGGGGGGCAACAGTGCGCAGGTGCGCCTGCAGCCACAGGCCCCCTTGGTGGAGCACCGGTTGCTGTCGCCAGGGGCGGCGTGGATCATCCGGCGTATCCTCAGTGGCCAGGCGCGCCCGGACCGCGACCCGCACGCCGAACTGGTGCAGCGCCCGCAACTGGCCTGGAAAACCGGCACCAGCTACGGCTTTCGCGATGCCTGGTCGATTGGCGTGGGGCCGCGCTACCTGATCGGCGTATGGATTGGCCGCCCCGACGGTACACCGGTACCCGGGCAGTTCGGCCTGGCGTCGGCGGCGCCGCTGATGTTGCAGGTGCACGATCTGTTGAGCAATCGCGACAGCCAACGCGGCATCAGCGTCCCTGTAGAGCGGGTACCTGCGAATATCGGTGTTGCGGCGATCTGTTGGCCGCTGGGCCAGCCGATGAGCAAGCAGGACACCAACTGTCGGCGTCAGCGCTTTGCATGGACCCTGGACGGCACCACGCCGCCAACCTTGCAGGCAGCCGACCAGCCGCTGGGCCTGGGCTTGCGTGAAAAGGTGTGGGTCAACGAGCAGGGCTTGCGGGTCGATGGTAGCTGCCCGGGCGCCAGGGCTCGTGACATCGCCCTGTGGCCGGCGCCGCTGGAACCGTGGCTACCCCGTGTCGAGCGGCGCCTGGCGCGATTGCCGGCCATCGACCCGGCCTGCCCGCCGCAGGCGCCGGCCAGTGCACCACCGCTGTCGATCGTCGGCGTGCGCCCAGGCGACAATCTGCGTCGCCCGGCCACCAGCACTGAGCCGCTGCAATTGCAGCTCTCTGCCTTGGGTGGTGGTGGACGGCGCTGGTGGTTCCTCAACGGCCAGCCGCTGGGTGAAACCCAAGGGCAGGACAGCCTGTTGCTGCGTTTGCCACAGGTCGGGCAGGCTGAACTCAGCGCGCTGGACGAAAGCGGTCAGACGGCGCGGGTGGCGTTCCAGGTCAGCGAGTAG
- a CDS encoding ShlB/FhaC/HecB family hemolysin secretion/activation protein — protein sequence MRPLVVPLMLLLWALAAHADPLPGFLDSHEYERRLPSANLPMTDYSPVNPRIRLAGAAIDNPSWAPANTRLVLHKVRFEGGTVFPLGDLREHYQPLIGHETTLGELQQYTQRLTQRYRQEGYLLSYAYLPPQDVADGRVNVVLVEGYVRDYHVDGDIGSANEYLQQLLARIEAERPLTRETLERYLGLATRMPGVVVEAELAMARAADGVAQLTVHARRKPLSAAVTVADSSRDAAQALITVASNAQTRHGERVTASWLLPPGNDRVYYQRLDYSQYLDAAGSQLLLSASRYRSEPGTRIRLDDGRDITRKHDSERYAIGLRQPVVVRPNEWLAVQGHVYSVSEHGEDRMAEQPPSRKYDTYVRALAFEGDWRKVEQGRLRIVSAGVYQGLDYLGARSDADYDLDLLRLRLSGLQSDRLLDNWQGVVSGALYWSDDRLPDSERAGFGGQNFGRGYPRDQADGDKGWGVAYELNYSVRSSWLARVQPYAVVDTAQAWHNRGPVEDAHLASVALGVRLGVGHMFNVALEVAKPLADVALDSLERGPRLTLNLAIQL from the coding sequence ATGCGTCCTCTGGTCGTGCCCCTGATGTTGCTGCTTTGGGCACTTGCTGCCCATGCCGACCCGTTGCCGGGGTTTCTCGACAGCCATGAGTACGAGCGGCGTCTGCCCAGCGCCAACCTGCCGATGACGGACTACTCCCCTGTGAACCCCCGCATACGGCTGGCCGGGGCGGCTATCGACAATCCCAGCTGGGCCCCGGCCAACACCCGGCTGGTGCTGCATAAAGTGCGCTTCGAGGGCGGCACGGTGTTCCCCTTGGGCGACCTGCGCGAACACTATCAGCCGCTGATCGGGCACGAAACCACGTTGGGTGAATTGCAGCAATACACCCAGCGCCTGACCCAACGCTACCGGCAGGAGGGCTACTTGTTGTCGTATGCCTACCTGCCGCCTCAGGATGTGGCCGATGGCAGGGTCAATGTGGTGCTGGTCGAAGGTTACGTACGTGATTACCACGTGGACGGCGATATCGGATCGGCCAATGAGTATTTGCAGCAGTTGCTGGCGCGCATTGAGGCCGAGCGCCCACTGACCCGCGAAACGCTGGAGCGCTATCTGGGCCTGGCTACGCGCATGCCAGGGGTCGTGGTAGAGGCCGAATTGGCAATGGCGCGGGCTGCCGATGGTGTCGCCCAGCTGACCGTGCATGCACGGCGCAAGCCACTCAGCGCCGCTGTGACCGTGGCCGACTCCAGCCGTGATGCTGCACAGGCCCTGATCACCGTAGCCAGCAATGCCCAGACCCGCCATGGCGAACGCGTAACGGCCAGCTGGCTGCTGCCCCCTGGCAATGACCGGGTCTACTACCAGCGTCTCGATTACAGCCAGTACCTGGACGCCGCCGGAAGCCAACTGCTGCTGTCGGCGTCGCGCTACCGCAGCGAGCCCGGCACGCGCATACGTTTGGACGATGGCCGCGATATCACCCGCAAGCACGACAGTGAGCGCTATGCGATCGGCCTGCGTCAGCCGGTGGTTGTAAGGCCCAATGAGTGGCTGGCGGTGCAGGGCCACGTGTATTCAGTCAGTGAGCATGGTGAAGACCGGATGGCCGAACAGCCACCGTCTCGCAAGTACGACACCTATGTGCGGGCGCTGGCATTCGAAGGTGACTGGCGCAAGGTGGAGCAGGGGCGTTTGCGTATCGTCAGTGCCGGGGTCTATCAGGGCCTGGACTACCTGGGAGCACGCAGCGATGCTGACTACGATCTCGATTTACTGCGCTTGCGGCTTTCCGGTTTGCAGAGCGACAGGCTGTTGGATAACTGGCAGGGGGTGGTGTCCGGGGCGTTGTACTGGAGTGATGATCGATTGCCTGACAGCGAGCGTGCGGGGTTTGGCGGGCAGAATTTCGGGCGCGGTTACCCGCGCGATCAGGCGGACGGTGACAAGGGCTGGGGAGTGGCTTACGAGCTCAACTACAGCGTGCGCAGTAGCTGGCTTGCGCGGGTTCAGCCCTATGCGGTGGTGGATACCGCACAGGCCTGGCATAACCGGGGACCGGTGGAGGACGCCCATCTGGCTTCGGTGGCGCTGGGTGTGCGGTTAGGGGTTGGGCATATGTTCAATGTGGCGCTGGAGGTGGCCAAGCCGTTGGCGGATGTGGCGCTGGATAGCCTGGAACGTGGGCCTCGGCTGACATTGAACCTGGCAATCCAGTTGTAG